Below is a genomic region from Lampris incognitus isolate fLamInc1 chromosome 2, fLamInc1.hap2, whole genome shotgun sequence.
TAAATGCTTTCCACAGCGAGTGAGCTGCAATCTATGCAGAAGGAGTGTAATGGCCTCCAGAAGGAGTGCTCCCTCCTGCGCTCTGAAAAACAGGACATTCTCAACAAGCATCAGCAGGAACAAAATGGTCTCCAGAGCGAATGTGCTGCCCTCAGGGCTGAGAGGGAGGAACTCCTCAAGGCTCACCAGAAGGAGAAGGGCAGCCTGCAGAATGACTGTGCAGCTCTGCACTCTGAGAAGGAGGCCTTGCTGAAAAAACAGCAGCAGCTAGAGAAGGACCTTGCCAGGTCAGTTTGTTTGCTGAGCATAGCCGTCGAGAGCCCAACTCAGCCCTCTACCTTCCTGCTCCCTGTCACATTTGCTCATTGTTAACTCCACTCCAAGTTTCAGAACCCATTTGGCGTTTTATACCTGACACTGCACTCTTTGTGACCCTCCGTCTCTTTATCCCCTTTGTTTCTTTTGCCAGTTTGCGTGCCCAGAATGCAGAGCTGAACAACAGCCTGAAGGCCCTAGAGAgatcccaggaggagctggaaaagAGGCTGGGGGCCTTGCAGCTGCAGCACCAGGAGGAGAGCACCAAGCTTCAGACCCAACTGGATGAGGCTCAGAGCCACACCAAGGACCTGCAGAGAGAGGTAAGCTCTCAAAATTGATTTTCCTTAAGCTCATGGATAAGATAATTTTTCTACCCATTTTGTGGGAACCCATTTTTCTGTTCAGCTTAATTGTCTGAATAAAGAAGTAGCTGAGGTGCTTGTGTCCATGACTTTGAATGAAGTGGATTTGGAGTTGTAGTTGTAACGTGACTGTTGTGTCCTACGCAGTACGAGGAAGCTAAAACTGAGCTGTCAGACCTCAAGGAGAAATATGAGAAGACAGAGCAGGAAAAGCAGGCAATCACAGATGAACTTCAGGGGTGCAAAGCTGACATGAAGGACCTACAGGAAAAAGGGACCAAGGTAAGTCTCGCTCTGTCCATGTCTCACTAACAGGAACAAAGTGGGCTTTGCTTGTTCTTTACGAAATTACACTTTATTTTCATAAGCATCTTTGTAAAGTTCAGAAAAGCATCGTGGCAGATATCAGCGCCGGCAGCAAACAGCCTCAGCGGTGTTCAGTTCGGCAGCATGAGCTTTGCTTCCTCAAGTTTTGCAACCGAAACTGTTCTGGAACTGAACACTGATTCATTGCATAAAATATCTCCAGGCACCAAAGGTGAAACTTAGCATAAATCCACAAAAAACACTATTATCCCATCACACATTCTCCCCTCTAAACTCATCTCCTGTCTAGTTCCACTTACATGTAGACCTTGAGACATACCTGAGTTTGTAACTTCAACATTTGTAAATACACTGATCAGAAAAGCTGACTTGTGAAACGAAGGGTCAAATAATATACTCATTACCAGCTACAGTGTCTCCCTTTGTAGCTGATTACTGTAATATCCCTTCCCTCCTGTAGACTTCCCTTTTGCTGCCTGTTCAAGCCATAGTCACCGGCCTTATCCTGGCTTTGCTGTATTGGTGCTTCGGCGCATTGTGGTAGAAAGGTACCTACTACTCCTGTCAAGTCAGCCTACATCTCCCATCCTCATCGGTCTCGTTTCAGAATACTGCATGATTCAGTCAGCTATTCTTCATTCCTTCCCTGAATTCAGAAACTGTCTCCTCCGAGGTCTAACCTCTCTAATCATACAGTGTCAACATCTGACATCTGCTTGTCTTGTCTGGATGGCTAATACCTAACAACTGTTCCTCGCAGTGGGTTCAGATGGGCTTATCTCTCTGTTTGAAGGAGCTGTTTTTAGCCTGCATTGTTTATCTGTTCGCTGCCGCATTGGACTTCAAGGCGAGCTTCCTCTTTTCAAAGCTTTGGCCAGATTCAGATGGGTGGGTCGATGCACTGATGTTCATGTCTCCgtttctgtgtcaccacctgtTTTCAGAAACCATGGATGGTGTGGGGGTCTGCGGTTGCTGTGGCTCTGACAGCTGTGACTGTTGCCGTGCTCTTCAGGACCTGAGggcgtgtatatacacacatatacacacgcacactgacGCAAGTGAATTTGTTTTCCGTCATCGGGTTTCTCCGCACCGAAACTGAAAAATCATTACCTCCTTATCGATTCTCCACTATTAATTGAGGGATGGCTCATAATTACACTCGTTAATTTTTAAAATGCTATATCATGGACAGAAGAGAAGCCAGTAAAAGTATGTCAGGTATGTGTGCAGATGACTGATCTTTGCGTGCAGTTTGGTctaagtagattttttttttatcataggGAATCTAGCAGGCCCATTTCTCCCCTTTACCATTTTGCAGTAGGACCTACAAGACATCCAGTAATGAATGTAAAAAATAACGCACACGCTTCACTAATTCTATGTAAACGATGATACTGCAGACGGATTCCCTCGAGGACCAGCTGCCCTAAACACAACTCACCTGTCTAATTCAAATGAACTGAAACTGCCACAGTTGTATAGGCCGCAGTTCAATGCATGATGAGACCCCGTAGGTAGTTAAAGCATTGGTACATGGTTGTGGTGAGCGCCGCTATGATATAGTGAGGCTATCTGTTAGCTTAACCAATATCAGTATAAATAAAATAGATGAAGAAGATATACCAATCAATCCTCTGTAGCATTTGCGAACCCATGAAATCGCCGGGAACATCAAGAACCGGCTCTTTTTCTCATCTCATTCATTTTTCTACCATCCAACAAGGTTTCTTTCACACATAGCTTGTGGAAAGTAATGAAAACAGAGAGTCCAGAACTGATTTAATGGATCTATTTTGTAGCACTTTACCTCGAACGATTGCCGAAACGTTCAAAATGTAGCTCAAAGGAAAGCCTTTATTTTTCACGCGTAATGAAATGAGCACGACAACAGCATCAGTTCTCATTAAACCGTGGGACGAGCGTTTCCCCCCCATCGGCTCACGCAATGTTGTATTCCATGGAAATATCCACTTTCCTTGtgtttgactgctgttgttgtatttttggttcttaatattttctttttttccatctaACATACATTACTTTGCAGGGAAACAAAAATCAAGCTAAACAAGAAAACCTGTTAGGGTTATAGTTCATGTTTATACCAAGACCTTCTCTCATTTTACTTGATTGACCACGGCAATTAGCTTCCAACCACTTCCCATGAAGCATCCCGTAATTTTTTGGGGAGAGGTAGAAGAGAAcaacggatttttttttttttagttgcatTGTTGGAACACGGCTGCATGTAGAATAGCGGGGTTTTTTTATATCTATATACAGCTTATCACAAAAAGCTACTAACTTTCACATTATGATATTGTTGTCCGCCACTAATAACTGTTGTTAAAAACACTATCTTCTGGTCCATGAAACTGATGTAACCCTAAACTTGACTGGTTAattgataataaataataaaaaaagcttCATGTTGGCATTCACTCAGAACTTTCTTTGCAGTACTGTAAGCGTTCGGATGCATTTTACCACACGGCCTAAAGGTTCATGGGAAAATTACAATGCACTAGTTTATTTGAGAGTCACTGTGTTTAAATTTGGACTTTGCTTACATCCCTGTAAATAACTGCAAAATGTATTTTGTTAAAAGATGGAAAGGTATAGTTTCTCGAGTTCAAAGCTTATGACTAACTGTTCTGAAGTGTAAGTGTGACCTTGATTAAAGATCATAAATATCATCACGGCCTGTCTTGCAGTCATTCCCTGGAGGAGGCTTTGCATCATGTCCACGCTGTGTTATAGGGTTTAGCGCAGTCATCCTCGATGAAGCCCAAGCTTCTGTTAGATttgtccaaacacacacacacacacacacacacacacacacacacacacacacacacacacacacacacacacacacacacacacacacacacagcatggacAACCAGGTATGTTGGGAGTAACATCCTTTCCTatgccactgtatagtttataagggtggggaaacctgcagtcagtttagaccgaagaagtcacttagatgagggaaaCCTTCCTCCCACtaagtgttgtgtccagatgaactgattcacctttctggaatattcttacctggattattgagcatgcatcaagacatccttTTCTGCAATATGGCTGTATGATTTGACCTGTCGCGGATGCCGTAATTGTTATAGGGATTCATTTTTATGTTATTATGGTTGTtggccaaactaaaaaaaaaagaaaagtcagcaTGATTGGTTGTGCAGATATTAAGTTTGAATATATTACACTCCAGTCACCAAAAAGAGTAAAACAGTTTCAAATTTGGTGTTTATAAGCAAAACTGGAAACTATCTCCCATATACCACATGGGGATCTTTTATAACTCCCtgggtgctctctctctctctctctctctctctctctctctctctctctctctctctctctctctctctctctctctctcccctcagtgTTGTCCTGCCATCCATCTGAATGAgtcatgtccccccccccacatacacacacacacacacacaggaaggaaACACAATGACACACTGAGGGGCCATCTACAGAGTCTATGTGATAACAATGACATTCAGTTGCATGATATGAATAACGTCAACACAGGCAGGGGGGTGGTTTTAAGATGAAATAAGGGCAGGAAGTTAGTCATCGAGTCCCCAGGGGGTGATCAGTTCTACTCCGGTGGCTCGCAGACAGTCTTACTGACCTCTATCCCATAAATCCATACATGTATATCCATCCCAGTGAGGTCGTCGGAGCCTGTTGTCGATGTACCTGTCTCTCCATAGAGAGACACCATGATAATGACAATACTAGGTACATATGTCAGAGGTTATGATCTTCCCGTGTGTGTATTCTGCTTCCCTAAGAATAATCCTCAATGCCCTTTGCAGTGTTGTTTTTTCTTGTACGATAACATGGAAGGAGAATATTTTGTCCCTCCCCCGAGCAAAAAAAGAACTCAGTGAGGTTCGAGCTTCTCTTATTTCCCACCCTGCCGTTTAAAAGCTACCCTTGCAAGTAACAAGGGGACCCTGCAGATTTAATGTCAAACAACCTGGCTGATATGCACCAGGAGCAGTATGTGGAGACTGTATTGTAGGCTGAGCGAGGTCTCTCGAGGTGAACACAGCATGTATGCCGCCGGGTGTAACCTGGGTGACGATGCGCCGTGGAAAAAGATTCAGAAGAATTCATTCACTCGGTGGTACAATGAGCATTTGCGTCACATGGACGGGGTGATCTATGACCTGCAGTTTGAGCTAAATGATGGACTGACCCTCATCACCCTGTTGGAAGTCCTGAGCTAAAAGATGACGTCTGGGAAATACCGCACACAGCCTGCCTTCAGGCAGATGAGACTGGACAATGTGTGTGTGGCCCTGGAGTTTCTGGAGCAAGAGAACATTTAGCTGGTATCTATAAGTAAGTCAGAGGTTAGAATGACATGAGTTGTGCTGAAGAAAGATGCCCAAGCATCCATGTGTATTCTGGTCGTTGGATTCAAGGTTCCTTGCACAATGAAAGCAATAAAATTATATTTTTCAAGACTTTCGTGAGAATTTTAACAATTCAGTTTCGTATTCATTGCAAATATTTCCACTCACAGCTCGTGCTCATGCTGGAGGTTTTATTTCTCTTGTTAGGACTTCCTTCACATGTATTGTCTCTAAATTTTACATCTAAGATTTCCAGCCTTTGCGTTTGTTTAAGTTTGATGAATCAGTGGTGCCCTTCCAGACAGTAAGGCTGTCGTGGATGGTAACATGAAGCTGATTCTGGGGTTGGTGTGGACTCTGATCCTCCACTACTCCATCACACTATCATCACACTATCAAGCAGTCTACTCTGTGTCTGTGAAATGCACAGAGACTGTACACAAAAGTGTCCGCCAGTGACATCAATGGGAGACGGTCTGTAAATGTGCAAAAGTACACTTAATTCCTGGTTTGCCGCTACCTGTGGTGGGCTACATCATATATGAAAGTGAATAACAATGCTACATAGAGCTTTTGTACCTAATGCCACTGAAGATGTTgattaactaaactaaacaaaggCATGTTATTATACATGATATCCACGACTGCAAGGATAATCGTAAGCTGCTCTGTGTGAACTGTCTGGTGTAACACTGAGCGTTTCTCTGGCTGGCTGCAGGCCTGTgtcctgactgggagagctgggaaGAGGTGTAGTAGGTGGACAACTCCAGAGAGGCCATGCAGCAGGCAGATGAGTGGCTAAGGAGTACCACAGGTTAGCTCCAGGACATCTCTGGGTTAACGACAAAAAGGTTTATACTCAGTTAGAGACCGGCTGGGTGCTTTCCAGATGCTATACTTTACCTAGCAACACATCCCTACAGTACATCCAGGGGCTTAGCCTATTAAGGCTCTCATTATGTTAAAGTTGAAGTCTGTGATCTGTCCCTCCCTCAGGCAGCGAGGACTTCAAAGTGCAGCAGCCATTGTTgcttgtgtgccatcagctcgtcagtaaacagttcccacccttgtaaaaatggcatcctgaGATGAAAGTTAAACAATCTATTACaaacagtgttgtagtcgagtcactaaacctcgggtcttgagtccccagtgttcgagtccaagtctgagtccgagtccccaaacaAGAGTCCAAGTCGAATCCGaatcaagtccccattacctgagtccgagtccaagtcatcaaggctgagtccaagtcgagttccaagatgggctccagtgctccactctggcgccgtaaaaaagctgacatacaaataaaaaaggtcgacATGAAACAAAAAGGACACAGCTGTccccatttcaaagggagtttatttactttgtgacacaacagccaaacaaatgcactcgcaagcatatgcacacacaccagtgttgtagtcgtgTCACtcaacctcgagtccgagtcgagtctcgagtccccagtgttcgagtccgagtccaagtcatcagtgctcaaatccaagtcaagtcacgagtcctgaaaatcgaGACtcaagtcggactcgagtccgagtcctagactcgagtactacaaTACTGATTTCAAACTACATCAAACTGTATGGCAACACTGttttactgtaatattgattgtagaacTGGTAGATTAaccgtcc
It encodes:
- the slmapb gene encoding sarcolemma associated protein b isoform X2 — its product is MDGKELNDPLNSVSLIKDELNQSNMGSSGDSEKIIQQLIDELHEAQELASTEKLKCMELQGLLEDEKHENKLHAEESAKQIKLLQGQLQQLRDEIGLLREQRDDASSTSHHELKSARDEVKSLQRALEAAAAEREHEVTAIQSNLATVTKDLDKWRQTASKYEHEIGGLQGDLQQQSKQWQKTAEIQASELQSMQKECNGLQKECSLLRSEKQDILNKHQQEQNGLQSECAALRAEREELLKAHQKEKGSLQNDCAALHSEKEALLKKQQQLEKDLASLRAQNAELNNSLKALERSQEELEKRLGALQLQHQEESTKLQTQLDEAQSHTKDLQREYEEAKTELSDLKEKYEKTEQEKQAITDELQGCKADMKDLQEKGTKKPWMVWGSAVAVALTAVTVAVLFRT
- the slmapb gene encoding sarcolemma associated protein b isoform X1, which gives rise to MDGKELNDPLNSVSLIKDELNQSNMGSSGDSEKIIQQLIDELHEAQELASTEKLKCMELQGLLEDEKHENKLHAEESAKQIKLLQGQLQQLRDEIGLLREQRDDASSTSHHELKSARDEVKSLQRALEAAAAEREHEVTAIQSNLATVTKDLDKWRQTASKYEHEIGGLQGDLQQQSKQWQKTAEIQASELQSMQKECNGLQKECSLLRSEKQDILNKHQQEQNGLQSECAALRAEREELLKAHQKEKGSLQNDCAALHSEKEALLKKQQQLEKDLASLRAQNAELNNSLKALERSQEELEKRLGALQLQHQEESTKLQTQLDEAQSHTKDLQREYEEAKTELSDLKEKYEKTEQEKQAITDELQGCKADMKDLQEKGTKTSLLLPVQAIVTGLILALLYWCFGALW